A single region of the Carassius gibelio isolate Cgi1373 ecotype wild population from Czech Republic chromosome A14, carGib1.2-hapl.c, whole genome shotgun sequence genome encodes:
- the LOC128027139 gene encoding fibrinogen-like protein 1 yields MPVLLIIWMLCTLDSSYSAPDKCEDEIQRLQAELTSLELRHTKQQQLIQRLMNLNQMDERHLKAGSFYDTGDKQYLDCAQIFKNGSTQSGFYMIKPQLSPTWMRVYCDMTEGGGWTVFQRRSDGSQSFDRGWNDYKIGFGDMNSANGEFWLGNDNLHYLTSQDDYTLRINLEDFEGSHRFAVYRTFKVDNEQNHYQLRFGAYTGNAGDALSGSYHPEVQWWASHQGMKFSTRDRDNDRYNRSCAQEDKGGWWFNRCHSTNLNGFYHRGPYSAVTDDGIVWYPWHGWWYSLKSVQMKIRPGSFEPNDV; encoded by the exons atgccaGTTTTGCTCATCATTTGGATGCTTTGTACTCTGGATTCGTCATACTCC gcTCCTGACAAATGCGAAGATGAGATACAGCGTCTTCAGGCGGAGTTGACGAGCTTGGAGCTTCGCCATACAAAGCAACAGCAACTTATTCAACGATTAATGAATCTCAACCAGATGGATGAACGTCACCTAAAAGCAGGCTCATTTTATGACACAGGAGACAAACAGTACTTGG ACTGTGCTCAGATCTTCAAAAACGGCAGCACACAGAGTGGATTTTATATGATTAAACCACAGCTAAGTCCAACCTGGATGAGAGTGTACTGTGATATGACAGAGGGGGGTGGATGGACAGTCTTCCAGAGACGTTCAGATGGCAGTCAGTCATTTGACAG agGTTGGAATGATTATAAAATAGGATTTGGTGACATGAACTCTGCTAATGGAGAGTTCTGGTTGGGAAATGATAATCTGCATTATCTGACATCTCAAG ATGATTACACCCTGAGAATCAATCTTGAAGACTTTGAGGGCAGCCACCGTTTTGCAGTGTACAGAACATTTAAAGTGGATAATGAACAG AACCATTACCAGCTCCGGTTTGGCGCATACACAGGAAATGCAGGGGACGCTCTCTCTGGAAGTTACCATCCTGAGGTTCAGTGGTGGGCCAGCCATCAAGGAATGAAGTTCAGCACACGAGACAGAGATAATGACCGTTATAATCGCAGTTGTGCTCAGGAGGACAAGGGTGGCTGGTGGTTTAACAG ATGTCACTCTACCAATCTGAATGGGTTCTACCACAGAGGCCCCTACAGCGCAGTCACTGATGATGGAATAGTGTGGTACCCTTGGCATGGCTGGTGGTACTCCCTCAAATCTGTGCAGATGAAGATCAGACCGGGCAGCTTTGAGCCTAATGATGTTTAA
- the LOC128026988 gene encoding acid ceramidase, translating into MFRKNCGKTMTPTSVHDIFIICLFIFSRFARGLEDCRSGMYPPKGPTFKSNVSWYTVDLDLPPSERWTQVIKDKNTELITMVRTIKDLANGFFNGKLVDLVDGALPLIVDTLPHPFNEEIKGIAAISGIPLGEITLFNIFYEVFTVCTSVVAEDLNGNIYHARNLDFGLFMGWDQQNKTWTLTEKLKPLVVNVNFQRGNKTVFKSTNFAGYVGILTGIRPGEFSLTVNERFNVDGGYVGILEWILGWRDGMWMGFLTRKVLENATSYEDVKDQLSQTKLLAPAYFILGGNRTGQGCVITRTRINTLDIWELDMKLGRWYVLETNYDHWEKPLIFDDRRTPAMKCMNQTTQANISLASIYNVLSTKPVLNKLTTYTSLMEVSTGTLESYIRDCPNPCTPW; encoded by the exons ATGTTTAGAAAAAATTGCGGAAAGACAATGACGCCAACATCAGTTCATGACATTTtcattatatgtttatttattttctcacgTTTTGCTCGAGGG CTGGAGGATTGCAGAAGTGGAATGTATCCGCCTAAAGGACCAAC ttttaaaagtaatgtgAGCTGGTACACTGTTGATCTCGATTTACCTCCTAGTGAGAGATGGACGCAGGTGATCAAAGATAAAAACACAGAG TTGATCACAATGGTACGAACAATAAAAGACCTGGCCAATGGCTTTTTCAATGGAAAACTTGTTGATTTAGTCGATGGGGCGCTG CCTTTGATTGTGGATACACTTCCACATCCTTTCAATGAAGAAATTAAGGGAATAGCAGCAATTTCTGGGATCCCTCTGG GTGAAATTACGCTGTTCAATATCTTTTATGAGGTTTTCACTGTTTGCACATCAGTTGTTGCAGAAGACTTAAATG gaaatATTTACCATGCCCGGAATTTGGACTTTGGACTTTTTATGGg gTGGGATCAACAGAATAAAACATGGACTTTAACAGAAAAGCTTAAGCCTCTTGTGGTGAATGTCAATTTTCAAAGAGGGAACAAAACCGTCTTTAAATCAACAAACTTTGCTGGATATGTTGGCATTCTTACGGGAATTAGACCT GGTGAATTCAGTCTAACAGTGAATGAGCGTTTCAACGTTGATGGGGGTTATGTTg GGATTCTGGAATGGATTCTTGGCTGGAGAGATGGAATGTGGATGGGTTTTCTTACTCGCAAAGTTCTGGAAAATGCTACCAG tTATGAGGATGTCAAAGACCAGCTCTCTCAGACCAAACTTCTTGCACCAGCTTACTTCATCTTGGGTGGTAACCGAACGGGCCAGGGTTGTGTGATAACCAGGACGAGAATAAACACATTAGACATCTGGGA ACTTGATATGAAGCTTGGGAGATGGTACGTCCTGGAAACAAACTATGATCACTGGGAAAAGCCTTTGATATTTGATGACCGTAGAACTCCGGCAATGAAGTGCATGAATCAAACCACACAAGCG aacATTTCTCTGGCGTCAATATATAATGTCTTGTCAACAAAACCAGTTCTTAATAAG TTGACAACCTACACGTCACTGATGGAAGTGTCAACTGGAACTCTGGAGTCCTATATTAGAGATTGTCCAAATCCGTGTACGCCATGGTGA
- the LOC128027115 gene encoding melatonin receptor type 1A-A-like, with amino-acid sequence MKINGSRLMNSSSLSPHEIALNRPPWVATTLGSFLIFTIVVDILGNLLVIFSVYRNKKLRNAGNLFVVSLAVADLVVAVYPYPLVLVSIVHNGWNLGFVHCQISGFLMGLSVIGSIFNITGIAINRYCYICHSLKYDKLYSDKNSLCYILLIWILTVVAIVPNFYVGSLQYDPRVYSCTFAQSASSAYTIAVVFFHFILPIMIVTYCYLRIWILVIQVRRRVKPEFRPKLTPQDIRNFVTMFVVFVLFAVCWAPLNFIGLAVAINPGRVAPLIPEWFFVFSYFMAYFNSCLNAIVYGLLNQNFRREYKKIIISLCTARMFFPESSNDAADRIKSKPSPLMTNNNQVKVDSV; translated from the exons atgaaaataaatggcaGTCGCTTGATGAACAGTTCTTCACTGAGCCCTCACGAGATCGCTCTGAATCGCCCACCCTGGGTCGCCACAACTTTGGGCAGCTTTCTGATCTTCACTATCGTGGTTGATATATTGGGGAACCTCTTGGTGATCTTCTCTGTATACAGAAACAAGAAACTTCGAAACGCAG GGAACTTATTTGTGGTGAGCCTGGCAGTAGCTGACCTGGTGGTAGCGGTCTATCCTTATCCTCTCGTGCTGGTCTCCATTGTCCATAATGGATGGAATTTGGGATTTGTCCACTGCCAGATCAGTGGATTCCTGATGGGACTGAGCGTGATTGGATCTATATTTAACATCACTGGCATTGCCATCAATCGCTACTGCTATATCTGTCACAGCCTCAAGTATGACAAGCTATACAGTGACAAGAACTCGCTTTGCTACATCCTTCTCATCTGGATACTGACAGTGGTTGCTATAGTGCCAAACTTTTACGTCGGCTCCCTGCAGTACGACCCCAGGGTCTACTCGTGTACGTTTGCGCAGTCGGCCAGCTCAGCGTACACCATCGCCGTAGTGTTCTTCCATTTCATTCTTCCAATCATGATTGTGACGTACTGCTACCTGCGGATCTGGATTTTGGTGATCCAGGTGAGGAGACGCGTCAAACCTGAGTTCCGGCCCAAACTCACGCCACAAGACATAAGGAACTTCGTTACCATGTTTGTGGTGTTCGTTCTTTTTGCCGTCTGCTGGGCCCCTCTCAATTTCATTGGATTGGCGGTTGCTATAAACCCCGGGCGGGTTGCGCCTCTCATCCCAGAGTGGTTTTTTGTATTCAGTTATTTCATGGCCTATTTCAACAGCTGCCTTAATGCTATAGTCTATGGACTGCTGAACCAGAACTTCAGAAGAgagtacaaaaaaattattatctcACTCTGTACTGCGAGGATGTTCTTTCCAGAGAGTTCAAACGATGCTGCGGATCGGATCAAAAGCAAGCCATCTCCTTTAATGACAAACAACAACCAAGTCAAAGTAGATTCAGTATGA